A single window of Sphingobacteriales bacterium DNA harbors:
- a CDS encoding nucleotide sugar dehydrogenase: MIESLKAKQNKIGVIGLGYVGLPIALELAKKFSVIGFDISEKRVELMKNNIDPSNELDATSFQNCDITFTANIDDLSTATFFIVAVPTPVDEHRVPDLKPLIGASTTIGKVIKKGDYVVFESTVYPGCTEEDCVPIIEKLSGLKSVTDFKVGYSPERINPGDTLHTLTKITKIVSGCDDESLEVIADVYNSIIEPGVYKASSIKVAEAAKVIENTQRDLNIALMNELSQVFNRMNINTYDVLEAAGTKWNFLKFQPGLVGGHCIGVDPYYLTYKSMELGYEPKIILSGRGINDGMPQYIAKKIVQNWLSNGKNPADCKVLIMGATFKENVTDIRNSKVFDLVKELKEYNIKVDIIDPHADADEVAHEYNTPLNKNADGKYDAIIVSVAHLEYTKLQEEDFISIANQDAILVDLKNIYKNKISKIKHWTL; the protein is encoded by the coding sequence ATGATTGAATCATTAAAAGCAAAACAAAATAAAATAGGTGTAATTGGATTAGGATATGTAGGATTGCCAATTGCCTTAGAATTAGCAAAAAAATTCTCAGTTATTGGCTTCGACATTAGTGAAAAACGTGTAGAATTGATGAAGAATAACATTGATCCAAGCAATGAATTAGATGCAACTTCATTCCAAAATTGTGACATTACATTTACAGCAAATATTGATGATTTAAGTACAGCCACTTTTTTTATAGTAGCAGTGCCAACGCCAGTAGATGAACACAGAGTACCAGATTTAAAACCATTAATTGGTGCCTCAACAACAATTGGTAAAGTAATTAAAAAAGGTGATTACGTAGTTTTTGAATCTACAGTTTATCCAGGTTGCACTGAAGAAGATTGCGTACCAATCATTGAAAAATTATCAGGACTAAAATCAGTTACAGATTTTAAAGTTGGCTATTCACCCGAAAGAATAAATCCTGGTGATACTTTACACACATTAACAAAAATTACAAAAATTGTATCTGGTTGCGATGATGAATCATTAGAAGTAATAGCTGATGTATATAATTCAATTATTGAACCAGGTGTGTATAAAGCATCAAGTATCAAAGTTGCAGAAGCAGCAAAAGTAATTGAGAATACACAAAGAGATTTGAATATTGCATTGATGAATGAGCTTTCTCAAGTATTCAATAGAATGAATATTAATACCTATGATGTATTAGAAGCAGCAGGTACAAAATGGAATTTCTTGAAATTTCAACCAGGTTTAGTAGGTGGACATTGTATTGGTGTTGACCCATATTACCTAACATACAAATCAATGGAATTAGGTTATGAGCCAAAAATAATTTTAAGTGGAAGAGGCATAAATGATGGAATGCCACAATATATAGCGAAAAAAATTGTTCAAAATTGGCTAAGTAATGGAAAAAACCCAGCAGACTGCAAAGTTTTAATCATGGGTGCAACTTTCAAAGAAAACGTTACAGATATTAGAAACTCTAAAGTTTTTGATTTGGTTAAAGAACTCAAAGAATATAATATTAAAGTTGATATAATTGACCCACATGCAGATGCAGATGAAGTAGCACATGAATACAATACACCATTAAACAAAAATGCAGATGGCAAATATGATGCTATAATTGTTTCTGTAGCACATCTAGAATATACAAAACTTCAAGAAGAAGATTTCATAAGCATTGCAAACCAAGATGCCATTTTGGTAGACTTAAAAAATATTTACAAAAATAAGATTAGCAAAATTAAACACTGGACGCTTTAA